One Telluria mixta DNA window includes the following coding sequences:
- a CDS encoding methyl-accepting chemotaxis protein, with amino-acid sequence MRYLSSLRLATKLGIAFAAVLALTALVGSVAIWQLAQVNDTSMKLSSHWMPGIRVIEDIKSQIARIRTRELQYIISTEQAEMDKYDKVIAKDLDDLRKMQGDYVKLLESTEEKQMYAQLLEMWDRYMAEDARIRAAARAGDADLAKKLIRGESNKLIVALRGHVDKIVDMYTEGGRAAAVEGNARYTASRMWIVSLVLGSVVLGAAGAAFITGWLMRRLGGEPDYATEIVARIAAGDLSVRVDTRAGDDSSLLFAMKSMRDNLAKIVGDVRGATATISQASDEIAGGNLDLSSRTEQQASSLEETAASMEQLTSTVKQNADHAGQANALADTAAGVAQKGSAAVARVVDTMGSIHASSQKIVDIIAVIDGIAFQTNILALNAAVEAARAGEQGRGFAVVATEVRNLAQRSAAAAKEIKELIGSSVQQVEAGNVLVTEAGATMTEVLGSVQRMHAIMAEISHASREQSAGIEQVNQAITQMDTVTQQNAGLVQQAAHTAQSLQEQAAALGQLVSVFRLEAFEAPQPSARRAGLMLAR; translated from the coding sequence ATGAGATATTTATCAAGCTTGCGCCTCGCTACCAAATTGGGAATTGCATTTGCCGCTGTCCTTGCGTTAACCGCGCTCGTTGGCAGTGTCGCAATATGGCAATTAGCACAAGTTAATGACACCTCGATGAAATTGTCGTCGCACTGGATGCCCGGCATTCGCGTTATCGAGGACATCAAATCGCAGATCGCGCGTATTAGAACGCGCGAATTGCAATACATTATTTCCACCGAACAGGCGGAAATGGATAAATACGACAAGGTCATCGCAAAAGACCTCGATGACCTTCGCAAAATGCAGGGCGATTACGTGAAACTGCTCGAATCGACCGAGGAAAAGCAGATGTACGCGCAGTTGCTGGAGATGTGGGACCGCTACATGGCGGAAGACGCCAGGATCCGCGCGGCGGCCCGCGCGGGCGATGCCGACCTGGCCAAGAAGCTGATCCGCGGCGAGTCGAACAAGCTGATCGTCGCGCTGCGGGGCCACGTCGACAAGATCGTCGACATGTACACGGAAGGCGGCCGCGCCGCGGCGGTCGAGGGCAATGCGCGCTACACGGCGTCGCGCATGTGGATCGTGTCGCTCGTGCTGGGCAGCGTCGTGCTGGGCGCGGCCGGCGCCGCGTTCATCACGGGCTGGCTGATGCGCCGCCTTGGCGGCGAGCCGGATTACGCCACCGAGATCGTCGCGCGCATCGCCGCCGGCGACCTGTCGGTGCGGGTCGACACGCGCGCAGGCGACGATTCGAGCCTGTTGTTCGCGATGAAATCCATGCGCGACAACCTGGCAAAGATCGTCGGCGACGTGCGCGGCGCGACGGCGACGATCTCGCAGGCCTCCGACGAAATCGCCGGTGGCAACCTCGACCTGTCGTCGCGCACGGAACAGCAGGCCAGCTCGCTGGAAGAGACGGCCGCCTCGATGGAGCAGCTGACGTCGACCGTGAAGCAGAACGCCGACCACGCCGGCCAGGCGAACGCGCTGGCCGACACGGCGGCCGGCGTCGCCCAGAAGGGCAGCGCGGCCGTGGCGCGCGTCGTCGACACGATGGGCTCGATCCACGCGTCGTCGCAGAAGATCGTCGACATCATCGCCGTGATCGACGGCATCGCGTTCCAGACGAATATCCTGGCGCTGAACGCGGCCGTGGAAGCGGCACGCGCGGGCGAGCAGGGACGCGGCTTCGCCGTCGTCGCGACGGAAGTGCGCAATCTCGCCCAGCGTTCGGCCGCGGCCGCGAAGGAAATCAAGGAACTCATCGGCAGCTCGGTGCAGCAGGTCGAGGCGGGCAACGTGCTCGTCACCGAAGCGGGTGCGACGATGACCGAGGTCCTTGGCAGCGTGCAGCGCATGCACGCGATCATGGCCGAGATCAGCCACGCGAGCCGCGAACAGAGCGCCGGCATCGAGCAGGTGAACCAGGCCATCACGCAGATGGATACGGTGACCCAGCAGAACGCTGGGCTCGTGCAGCAGGCGGCCCACACGGCCCAGAGCCTGCAGGAACAGGCGGCCGCGCTGGGGCAGCTGGTCAGCGTGTTCCGTCTCGAGGCGTTCGAGGCGCCGCAACCATCCGCACGGCGCGCGGGCCTGATGCTCGCGCGTTAA
- the tal gene encoding transaldolase, with protein sequence MNQLEQLKQYTTVVADTGDFQSIKAYAPQDATTNPSLILKAVQKPEYRPLLEKTIADFPNASTEEIVDRLLIAFGTEILKFVPGRVSTEIDAALSFDTEATVAKGRELIALYEAAGIQRSRVLIKIASTWEGIRAAEILEKDGIRCNLTLLFSLCQAVACAEAGVQLISPFVGRIYDWYKKSTGTDYQGADDPGVQSVKRIYQYYRKFGYKTEVMGASFRNTSQILELAGCDLLTISPDLLQKLADTEGTVERKLVADANADIEKIALDEKTFRFMLNEDAMATEKLAEGIRAFCADSGKLKKMIEEMR encoded by the coding sequence ATGAACCAACTCGAACAGCTCAAGCAGTACACGACCGTCGTCGCCGACACCGGCGATTTCCAATCGATCAAGGCCTACGCGCCGCAGGATGCGACGACGAATCCGTCGCTGATCCTGAAGGCCGTCCAGAAGCCGGAATACCGTCCGCTGCTGGAAAAGACCATCGCCGACTTCCCGAACGCGTCGACCGAGGAAATCGTCGACCGCCTGCTGATCGCGTTCGGCACCGAGATCCTGAAGTTCGTGCCGGGCCGCGTCTCGACCGAAATCGACGCCGCCCTGTCGTTCGACACGGAAGCGACCGTCGCCAAGGGCCGCGAACTGATCGCCCTGTACGAAGCGGCGGGCATCCAGCGCTCGCGCGTGCTGATCAAGATCGCGTCGACGTGGGAAGGCATCCGCGCCGCCGAGATCCTCGAGAAGGACGGCATCCGCTGCAACCTCACGCTGCTGTTCTCGCTGTGCCAGGCCGTCGCCTGCGCCGAAGCGGGCGTGCAGCTGATCTCGCCGTTCGTCGGCCGCATCTACGACTGGTACAAGAAATCCACGGGCACCGACTACCAGGGCGCGGACGATCCGGGCGTGCAGTCGGTCAAGCGCATCTACCAGTACTACCGCAAGTTCGGCTACAAGACCGAGGTGATGGGCGCGAGCTTCCGCAACACGTCGCAGATCCTGGAACTGGCCGGTTGCGACCTGCTGACCATCTCGCCGGACCTGCTGCAGAAGCTGGCCGACACCGAAGGCACCGTCGAGCGCAAGCTGGTGGCTGACGCGAACGCGGATATCGAAAAGATCGCCCTCGACGAAAAGACGTTCCGCTTCATGCTGAACGAAGACGCGATGGCGACCGAAAAGCTGGCCGAAGGCATCCGCGCGTTCTGCGCCGACTCCGGCAAGCTGAAGAAAATGATCGAAGAGATGCGCTGA
- a CDS encoding GAF domain-containing protein — MHINPERSTRPDYDLLVRQVASVLEGERDLTANASQFSALVYDTLADLNWAGFYLTVPAKSGNGEDLLVGPFQGKPACARIPFGRGVCGTTAVKRETIVVPDVHAFPGHIACDSASNSEIVIPLVKNGKLVGVFDIDSPLLDRFSDEDKAGLEAMVAAFLEATDC, encoded by the coding sequence ATGCACATCAATCCCGAACGCAGCACCCGCCCCGACTACGACCTGCTGGTACGCCAGGTCGCCAGCGTCCTCGAGGGCGAGCGCGACCTCACCGCCAACGCGTCGCAATTCTCGGCGCTCGTCTACGACACGCTGGCCGACCTGAACTGGGCGGGCTTTTACCTCACCGTGCCCGCGAAATCGGGTAACGGCGAGGACCTGCTCGTCGGCCCGTTCCAGGGCAAGCCGGCCTGCGCCCGCATCCCGTTCGGCCGCGGCGTGTGCGGCACGACGGCCGTCAAGCGCGAAACCATCGTCGTGCCGGACGTGCACGCGTTCCCCGGCCACATCGCGTGCGATTCGGCGTCGAATTCGGAAATCGTTATCCCGCTCGTCAAGAACGGGAAGCTGGTGGGCGTGTTCGATATCGACAGCCCGCTGCTCGACCGCTTTTCGGATGAAGACAAGGCCGGGCTGGAGGCCATGGTGGCGGCGTTTCTCGAGGCGACCGACTGCTGA
- a CDS encoding TetR family transcriptional regulator — protein sequence MRVNRIQAEENRQAVIDAASRLFRERGFDGVGLAELMAAAGLTHGAFYKQFKSKDDLIAQACDRALETGIDGWRRAAADAGGARTRPSCAAT from the coding sequence ATGCGAGTCAATCGAATCCAGGCGGAGGAAAACCGCCAGGCCGTCATCGACGCCGCCAGCCGCCTGTTCCGCGAGCGCGGCTTCGACGGCGTCGGCCTCGCCGAGCTGATGGCCGCGGCCGGCCTCACGCACGGCGCGTTCTACAAGCAGTTCAAGTCCAAGGACGACCTGATCGCCCAGGCCTGCGACCGCGCGCTGGAGACCGGCATCGACGGCTGGCGCCGCGCGGCGGCGGACGCGGGGGGAGCGCGTACGCGGCCCTCGTGCGCCGCTACCTGA
- a CDS encoding MFS transporter, whose translation MLSTSLAQWMGRRGLHYGWLVAAITFLTALSSSAALGLPGALLKPLSQEFGWTVDQISSALAVRFALFGLMGPFSALLMERFGLRNVMVTALAVIAAGLGLVRQMTDFWQLVLLLGVMLGIGSGMTALVLNAVVANRWFEQRRGLVMGLLTASSATGQLVFLPVGTWLIEHGGWRMALLPVMASCALVAILALLFVRDHPQELGLAPYGGDTSVKPVVPARAPVSIRTPFTTLASVRADRVFWVLFGSFFICGLSTNGLIQTHFISLCGDAGLGAVPAASVLAMMGTFDLVGTILSGWLSDRYDSRYLLCWYYGMRGLSLAWLPSADFTLTGLTLFAMFYGLDWIATVPPTVKLAAQAWGKRAPMIFGWVFAGHQLGAAVAAYGAGRIRTIAFTYSPAVYTAAAACGVAALIVLLARRRAVAAVPVAEAVN comes from the coding sequence ATGCTTTCCACTTCTCTCGCCCAGTGGATGGGCCGCCGCGGCCTCCACTACGGCTGGCTCGTCGCCGCCATCACCTTCCTGACGGCGCTGTCGTCCTCCGCCGCGCTCGGCCTGCCGGGCGCGCTGCTGAAACCCCTGAGCCAGGAATTCGGCTGGACCGTCGACCAGATCTCGTCGGCGCTCGCCGTGCGCTTCGCCCTGTTCGGCCTGATGGGACCCTTTTCCGCGCTGCTGATGGAACGCTTCGGCCTGCGCAACGTGATGGTGACGGCGCTGGCGGTCATCGCGGCAGGCCTCGGTCTCGTGCGCCAGATGACGGATTTCTGGCAGCTCGTGCTGCTGCTGGGCGTGATGCTGGGGATCGGTTCCGGCATGACGGCGCTGGTGCTCAACGCCGTCGTCGCCAACCGCTGGTTCGAACAGCGCCGCGGCCTCGTGATGGGTCTACTCACGGCCAGCTCGGCGACGGGCCAGCTCGTGTTCCTCCCGGTCGGCACGTGGCTGATCGAGCATGGCGGCTGGCGCATGGCGCTGCTCCCCGTGATGGCCAGCTGCGCGCTCGTGGCCATCCTCGCGCTGCTGTTCGTGCGCGACCATCCGCAGGAACTGGGCCTTGCACCCTATGGCGGCGACACGTCCGTCAAACCCGTCGTGCCGGCGCGCGCACCGGTCTCGATCCGCACCCCGTTCACGACGCTGGCCAGCGTGCGCGCCGACCGCGTGTTCTGGGTGCTGTTCGGCAGCTTCTTCATCTGCGGCCTGTCGACGAATGGCCTGATCCAGACTCACTTCATTTCGCTGTGCGGCGATGCGGGCCTGGGCGCCGTCCCGGCTGCGTCCGTGCTGGCGATGATGGGCACGTTCGACCTCGTGGGCACGATCCTGTCGGGCTGGCTGTCCGACCGCTACGACAGCCGCTACCTGCTGTGCTGGTACTACGGCATGCGCGGGCTGTCGCTCGCGTGGCTGCCGTCGGCCGACTTCACGCTCACGGGCCTGACGCTGTTCGCCATGTTCTATGGCCTCGACTGGATCGCGACGGTGCCGCCGACCGTGAAGCTGGCCGCGCAGGCATGGGGCAAGCGCGCGCCGATGATCTTCGGCTGGGTCTTCGCCGGCCACCAGCTCGGGGCGGCCGTCGCGGCCTACGGTGCGGGCCGTATCCGCACGATCGCGTTCACGTATTCGCCGGCCGTGTACACGGCGGCGGCGGCGTGCGGCGTCGCCGCGCTGATCGTGCTGCTGGCGCGGCGCCGCGCGGTTGCCGCCGTGCCGGTGGCGGAGGCGGTTAACTAA